The Bemisia tabaci chromosome 8, PGI_BMITA_v3 genome has a segment encoding these proteins:
- the LOC109033833 gene encoding uncharacterized protein, whose protein sequence is MLFQTINSAPQNIHIRDFEYQKIGILLSLQIATILASSSTEKIQKEELSQQNYNTSYLDDQLFHHASSLFKHPNETAEWYNKTTSRSQKDAAIPYWLSKGPSFSTHLIKHDFVRFEEGMNDALVAMNNTVNNATNWEDLDWFKMIIALSFSGVGDFWEVTTGDQPPNGTTCHLMVPKGDEETKKDWFFFCYGLCYTNRGMRELAKQELANMIAEGLGEDLRDYVPTARRLFRIFIAFHGPAGAVEHEGPVELREPDYTSIPSTEIIQHSD, encoded by the exons AGCCTCCAAATAGCTACAATTCTCGCCTCTTCATCCaccgaaaaaattcaaaaagaggAGCTTTCACAGCAAAATTACAACACAAGCTATCTAGACGATCAACTCTTTCATCATGCAT CAAGTTTGTTCAAACATCCGAATGAGACCGCAGAATGGTACAATAAAACAACCTCTCGATCCCAAAAAG atgcAGCAATACCATATTGGCTTTCAAAGGGACCGTCATTTTCAACGCATCTGATCAAACATGACTTCGTGCGGTTCGAGGAAGGAATGAACGACGCTCTCGTAGCAATGAACAACACGGTGAACAACGCTACTAATTGGGAGGATCTCGACTGGTTCAAAATGATCATCGCCCTATCATTCAGCGGGGTCGGTGATTTCTGGGAGGTGACAACCGGAGACCAACCACCGAACGGGACAACATGTCATCTGATGGTGCCAAAGGGTGACGAGGAAACCAAAAAAGACTGGTTTTTCTTCTGTTACGGACTGTGCTACACGAATAGGGGAATGCGAGAGCTGGCGAAGCAAGAACTGGCGAACATGATTGCCGAGGGTTTGGGAGAAGACTTGCGCGACTATGTCCCGACAGCTCGACGTCTTTTCCGAATTTTCATCGCTTTTCACGGTCCTGCGGGTGCTGTGGAACACGAAGGCCCTGTCGAATTGCGAGAGCCCGATTACACCAGTATTCCTTCGACGGAAATCATTCAACATTCCGATTG A